The following proteins are co-located in the Myroides profundi genome:
- a CDS encoding DUF4837 family protein translates to MLVLFALVGCRDRSAKNRSNNPMDEPHQILIVINDRLWYGSVGDSIREHLAIPIEGITPPESTFSLEQISPNLFSSRTRNRRNIIVFSDNYNSNSFLFEKDKYTAGQMYFTVSGDSRKGLIKEFKNNADSIVNSILRSEFDVVARRILEGKIVDTDYFQDKFQVSLNLPTTYKLVGSNYHFVWFKKNIASGNSNILIYDVPIDRIENTEGTILNNLLAVKDSVNGKYIHSIEDNSYLRLNEGFIPNNKEFVRQGRKVYEFTGEWDMNNSFMSGPYMSYVFRDVSANRYLFIEGLVYNPAMGKRGILMEVESIVNSLKFNEN, encoded by the coding sequence ATGTTAGTATTATTTGCCCTAGTTGGGTGTAGAGATCGGTCTGCTAAGAATAGATCTAATAATCCTATGGACGAACCTCATCAGATACTTATAGTCATTAATGATAGGCTATGGTATGGTAGTGTAGGGGATAGCATAAGAGAACATTTAGCTATACCTATAGAAGGAATCACACCTCCAGAATCTACTTTCTCTTTAGAGCAGATTTCTCCTAATTTGTTTTCTTCTAGGACTAGGAATAGAAGAAATATTATTGTCTTTTCAGATAATTATAATTCAAATAGTTTTTTGTTTGAGAAGGATAAGTATACTGCCGGTCAGATGTACTTTACAGTTAGTGGGGATTCTAGAAAGGGATTGATAAAAGAGTTTAAGAATAATGCAGATTCTATCGTAAATTCTATATTGCGCTCAGAGTTTGATGTCGTTGCAAGGCGTATTCTTGAAGGAAAGATAGTTGATACTGATTACTTTCAAGATAAGTTTCAAGTTAGTTTGAATTTGCCCACTACTTATAAGTTAGTTGGAAGTAATTACCACTTTGTATGGTTTAAAAAGAATATTGCTTCAGGTAATAGTAATATTCTGATTTACGATGTACCAATTGATAGAATTGAAAATACAGAGGGAACTATTCTAAATAATTTATTAGCAGTGAAGGATTCAGTGAATGGTAAGTATATACATTCTATAGAAGATAATTCGTATCTGAGACTTAATGAAGGGTTTATCCCTAACAATAAAGAGTTTGTAAGACAAGGAAGAAAGGTCTATGAGTTCACAGGGGAGTGGGATATGAATAATAGTTTTATGAGTGGCCCCTATATGAGTTATGTATTTAGAGATGTGTCAGCTAATAGATATCTGTTTATAGAAGGATTAGTATATAATCCAGCTATGGGAAAGAGAGGGATCTTAATGGAAGTAGAATCTATCGTAAACTCATTGAAGTTTAATGAGAATTAA
- a CDS encoding KUP/HAK/KT family potassium transporter — translation MQAQSSHGHSSQLNKITLGTLLVTLGIIYGDIGTSPLYVMKAIIGKEIIREDIVLGAISCVFWTLTLQTTIKYVFLTLKADNNGEGGIFSLYTLVKRLKKRWLIIPAIIGGSALLADGIITPPISISSAIEGLRIYEPNLQTIPIVIGIIFILFVIQQFGTKAIGKFFGPMMTLWFLMIGIIGLFHLMDNLTVLKALNPYYAVHLLSIHSEGYFVLGFVFLCTTGAEALYSDLGHCGIKNIRITWAFVKAMLVLCYFGQGAYLINFSNQTLLQLSPDNQNPANPFFLVMPEWFLPFGIAIATIAAVIASQALISGSFTLINEAIRLNLWPKVKVKFPTNVKGQLYIPSINWLLFLGCVFVVLHFEESGNMEAAYGLAITLCMIMTTILLGYYMYLKRVHIVVIVLVELIYLSLEVSFFIANVQKFTHGGYVTVIIASLLAGTMIINYLAKKIRKNYTEFVNIEQYKDILLDISGDTSIPKFASNLIYLTNSNTCSKIEYKALYSITQRRPKRADNYWFIHVNVSDQPYNLEYKIQKMGADNIIRVDFYLGFRNDQKISVLMKQVLKELTETGEVDVISKYTSLQKNNIYTDFEYVLIEKELSYDNELPAHETIILTLYEWLKKLALSEEKAFGLDSSAVTVERFPMVINPIDELPLHRRY, via the coding sequence ATGCAAGCACAGTCATCACATGGCCACAGTTCTCAATTGAATAAAATAACCTTAGGTACACTGCTGGTGACCTTAGGTATTATCTATGGAGACATTGGTACATCCCCACTTTATGTAATGAAAGCCATCATAGGAAAAGAGATTATCCGAGAGGATATTGTCTTAGGAGCTATTTCATGCGTTTTTTGGACTTTAACCTTACAGACGACCATTAAGTATGTTTTTCTAACCCTAAAGGCAGATAATAATGGTGAGGGAGGTATATTCTCCCTATATACTTTAGTCAAAAGGTTGAAGAAACGTTGGTTAATCATTCCTGCTATCATTGGAGGTAGTGCATTATTAGCTGATGGTATCATCACCCCTCCTATCTCTATATCATCTGCTATAGAAGGACTTAGAATATATGAACCAAACCTACAGACTATTCCGATAGTGATAGGAATTATCTTTATTCTCTTTGTCATCCAACAATTTGGTACCAAAGCTATTGGTAAATTCTTTGGCCCTATGATGACTTTGTGGTTCTTAATGATAGGGATAATTGGTCTATTCCACTTAATGGATAACCTTACAGTACTTAAGGCTTTAAATCCTTATTATGCAGTTCATTTACTTTCTATACACTCAGAAGGTTATTTTGTATTGGGATTTGTCTTTCTATGTACTACAGGTGCAGAAGCACTTTATAGCGATCTAGGACATTGTGGGATAAAGAATATACGCATCACTTGGGCATTTGTAAAAGCGATGCTAGTATTGTGTTATTTTGGACAAGGAGCTTATTTAATCAACTTTTCTAACCAAACACTATTACAACTATCACCAGATAATCAAAACCCCGCAAACCCCTTCTTTTTAGTTATGCCTGAGTGGTTCTTACCATTTGGTATAGCCATTGCAACAATAGCCGCTGTAATCGCATCACAAGCCCTAATAAGTGGATCATTTACACTAATCAATGAAGCGATAAGACTTAACTTATGGCCAAAAGTAAAAGTAAAATTCCCAACCAATGTAAAAGGGCAATTATATATTCCTTCTATCAACTGGTTACTATTCTTAGGCTGTGTATTCGTAGTATTGCACTTTGAAGAGTCAGGAAATATGGAGGCTGCGTATGGACTAGCGATTACCTTGTGTATGATCATGACTACAATATTACTAGGTTACTATATGTACCTAAAACGTGTGCATATTGTTGTAATCGTCTTAGTCGAACTAATATACCTAAGCTTAGAAGTCTCATTCTTTATCGCTAACGTTCAGAAGTTCACTCATGGTGGTTATGTTACTGTTATCATAGCGTCTTTACTAGCAGGTACGATGATTATAAACTACTTAGCTAAGAAAATTAGAAAGAACTATACTGAGTTTGTCAATATAGAACAGTATAAAGACATTCTTCTAGATATTAGTGGAGATACAAGCATTCCTAAATTTGCTTCTAATCTAATCTATCTAACCAACTCCAATACATGCTCTAAAATAGAATATAAAGCGCTGTATTCTATCACACAACGTAGACCTAAAAGAGCAGATAACTATTGGTTTATACATGTGAATGTTAGTGATCAACCTTATAATTTAGAATACAAAATTCAGAAGATGGGTGCTGATAATATTATCCGTGTTGACTTTTATCTAGGTTTTAGAAATGACCAAAAGATCAGTGTACTCATGAAACAAGTACTCAAAGAGCTAACAGAAACAGGAGAAGTAGATGTTATAAGTAAATATACCTCTCTACAAAAAAACAATATATATACAGACTTTGAATATGTATTGATAGAGAAAGAACTGTCTTATGACAATGAGCTACCTGCTCATGAAACTATTATTCTAACACTATATGAGTGGCTTAAAAAGCTAGCCCTGTCAGAAGAAAAGGCCTTTGGGCTTGACAGTAGCGCTGTAACCGTTGAGCGATTCCCAATGGTGATTAATCCAATAGACGAATTACCTTTACATAGAAGATACTAA
- a CDS encoding tyrosine-protein phosphatase, whose amino-acid sequence MQNLQKGHCLIETDSDVERSSTPNQSALDLNTTHKGLEVANNRLRHIPLQGQSNFRDLGGYQTEDNKTVKWGCLFRSGQLSNLTALDLDYLSSLPLTTIVDFRSEEESEEQKTLLPKTVTNEILLPITPGNLSKNQVMQIVQEGDIGLATKFLVDINEQLVLHNQSQYKAFFKEVECSEAPLMFNCTAGKDRTGLAAALLLSALGVNQHTVIEDYLLTNQYVNLDIQRIQKQFNLETQQAETLLTLFTVQEQFLDKALNTIEEYYTSVEQYLTEILEVDIALLKAKYLY is encoded by the coding sequence ATGCAAAATTTACAAAAAGGACATTGTTTAATTGAAACAGATAGTGACGTAGAACGCAGTTCTACCCCGAACCAAAGCGCTCTAGACCTTAATACTACACACAAAGGTCTTGAAGTAGCTAATAACAGATTGCGCCACATTCCTTTACAAGGTCAGTCTAACTTCAGAGATCTAGGTGGATATCAAACAGAAGACAATAAAACGGTTAAATGGGGATGCTTATTTCGCTCAGGACAATTGAGTAACTTAACTGCCTTAGACCTAGACTACCTTAGCTCACTTCCACTGACTACAATCGTGGACTTTAGAAGTGAAGAAGAAAGTGAAGAACAAAAAACGCTATTGCCTAAGACAGTTACTAATGAAATACTCTTGCCTATCACACCTGGTAATCTTAGTAAGAATCAGGTCATGCAGATTGTGCAAGAAGGTGATATAGGCTTAGCGACTAAGTTCTTAGTGGATATCAATGAACAACTAGTACTCCATAATCAAAGTCAATACAAAGCTTTCTTTAAAGAAGTAGAGTGTTCTGAGGCTCCATTAATGTTTAACTGTACTGCAGGTAAAGATAGAACAGGCCTAGCTGCTGCTCTACTCCTATCAGCTCTAGGAGTAAATCAACATACAGTGATAGAAGATTACCTATTGACTAATCAATATGTCAATCTTGATATACAAAGAATACAAAAACAATTTAATCTAGAAACACAACAAGCAGAAACACTTCTAACCCTATTCACAGTACAAGAACAATTCTTAGATAAGGCATTGAATACTATAGAGGAATATTATACTTCTGTAGAACAGTACTTGACAGAGATATTAGAAGTGGATATCGCTTTATTAAAAGCAAAATATCTTTACTAA
- the rnpA gene encoding ribonuclease P protein component encodes MEQKKYNYPKKEKLKSKAVIEELFTTGKTVSKYPLRMVYVQTANQEDLPLKVGVSVSKRHFKKAVDRNYFKRLLREAYRQNKHLLLENIDKPYAMMLFYQSKDRLTFKDVNEKMIKLFEKFIDATTEKKEDNS; translated from the coding sequence ATGGAACAAAAAAAATACAATTATCCTAAAAAGGAAAAGCTAAAAAGCAAAGCTGTAATCGAAGAGTTATTTACAACAGGCAAAACTGTGAGTAAATACCCTTTGAGAATGGTATATGTTCAGACAGCTAATCAAGAAGACCTCCCTCTAAAAGTAGGAGTATCTGTATCTAAACGTCATTTTAAAAAGGCGGTAGATAGAAACTATTTTAAAAGATTATTACGCGAAGCATATAGGCAGAATAAACACTTACTACTAGAAAATATAGATAAGCCTTATGCTATGATGCTATTCTATCAATCTAAAGATAGATTAACATTCAAAGATGTAAACGAGAAGATGATTAAGCTTTTCGAGAAATTCATAGACGCTACAACAGAAAAAAAAGAAGACAACTCTTAA